DNA from Rubripirellula lacrimiformis:
TCAGTCTGCTGCATCACGTTGCCGAGTTCACCGGTCAGTTGCCCAAGACGACCGATCAGCACGATGCCTTGGTCAACAAGATCGTGTTGACCAGTGCGTGGGGGCAAGCCCTGTTGGCGCTGGGTGGGATGGCGCTGGGTGCCATCGTGGTCGGCGGTTTCGGCTACCGCCGAATGAGAGCCAAGCGTTAGGAAAAAACTCCGTAGGACGGCCTTTCCAGGCCGTCGGGTGTGTGTTTGGTGCATCGCGACGGTCTGGAAAGGCCGTCCTACGTTCGCATAGCGTCCGCCGTTTGGCTTAGCGTTGACGAACGTCGACGAATGGTGGTCGCCAACTAGGGGCTAGCGACGCGTCGTCGACGTCCACGCCTGCTTCGACGTCACCCCGATGATTTCGTAGGGGGTGATCGGGAATCGAATTCAACGATGCCAACGGAATGAACTGGACGCGGCCGTCTTCGAACAGAACGTTGATTCCCACACCGCTGTGTCCCGCTGACTGGTCCACGGTCGCGTCGCTGGCGGTCCTGGTCTGCGGCGCGTCGGACATGACTGCGAAACTGGATCGCGATTCAAAACGTGGCGGCTTGAGCGCTTCTTTTTCGATCACGCCGAGCGTGTAGGCGTAATGGCCGCCTGCGTTCTGTTGAATCGACCGAAGTTCATTCGGGGATGCTTGGTGAAGCCGTTCGATTGGCACCAGCATGTTGGCAGGCGAATCGACATTGGGCGAATCCAACGATGGGCACCAGCGGATCGAATCATCGTCCAGCAATCCCGCTTCGTGAAGACGGACCGCATACACACCGGCGAATGCTTCGGGGCCCGAATTGGATACCGCGGGCAATCGAGACTGTTCGCTTCGGCTGACGAACTGGGTGATGGCCGTACCGAAGTGGCGAAGCTGATCTTGGCAGGATGATTTGCGTGCTTCGAACCGGCCTTCGGCGATCGCAGGCAACAATAACGCTAGCAGGATCGCGGCAGCGGCCGACCCGGCTGCCCAATCCATCCACGACCAACCGTTTTGGCTGGGCGGTTCGATGTGAACTTGCATCGGTGCCAGCGGGGCCGGTTCGATGGCGTTTTCGGACGCACCCACCGCCGATGTGGCCGATTCGTCAGCATTGCCCGGCGGCGGTGCGGGCATGGGCGGCAGACTGGCCATCGTCCGTGCGATCCGATCCGATGGCGGCAATTCGACCGGCGGCATCTGTTCCAGTGGCCGCAGTTTCCGCTGGATTTCCGCCAGCATCCGTCGGGCTTCGGGATCCTCTTGAATCCACTGGTCGACACGCCGCATTTCATGCGGTTCAAGTGCGCCCAGAATGTATCCCAGAAGATCTTCGTGCATCGCGGCTGATCATTTCGCGTAATGAAGATGCCAAAAACGGTGGACCAAAGCGGGCCAACGTCAGGCGGCTTTGAATCAGTACGCGCCGACCCGGGTCAAGGTTCGCGCAGTCGGCTGGAATCGGACCGACACGGTGGGGGCTGTTGTTCCGTCCCCAGTGATCTGTTTGTGTTTCGCCAATCAGCCATTTTGCCGATCCCGACCCACGTTCCTATTCGGCTGGCGAATCGTGGGTTTCGTCCCACAGCAGGCCTAGACGCTGGACAGCGGCATGCAGTCGGCTCTTGACCGTGCCAACGGGGATTCCCAACGCATCGGCCGCTTCGCGGTACTTCAGGCCCTGGTAATACACCAATTGGACGACCTGCTGCATCGATTCCCCCAATGATTCGACCGACTCGTGAATCCAGCGGCTGTTTTCTTGTTCGGTGGCGACCAGGATGGGGTCGGGCGAATTGCCAACCAGTTTCTCCGACCAGCCGCCGCCCGATCGATCTTGGTCGGTGATCGCCGTGCGGTCCAGGCTGACCATCCGGTGCCGCTTATTGCGGCGTTGGACGTCGATCGCTTGGTTGGTGGCGATCGCGTACAGCCAGGGGCGGAAACGGCGGGCAGGATCGAATTGATGACATTTCAGGTGGACCTGCAAGAAAGTGCCCTGAAACGCATCCTCGGCCAATTCAGCATCGCCGATGTAACGACGCAGGTAGCTGTAGATTTCTCGTTCGTACCGGACCATCAGCGTCTCGTACAGGCTGCGATCGCCCGTGGTTCGGTACTGGGTCATCAGGTCTTCGTCCGAAACGTCGCTATGCATTTCAGCATTTTCGCAATTTGCTACGGCAACAGCCTTGGCAGAAGCGTTCATGACGGCGACCTAGTTGGACGAAAGTGGGATTGGATGAGTCGTTCGATCGATTTCCTGCAAGAGCCTAAAACAGAACGCGTTAGACAAATTGCCAACCCGCGAAAAATTCACGCTAACGGGCCAGGAAGTTCCGGTCAGGGCCAGCAGTGCGCCGATCCGCCTCCAGTATCCACGAAAATCGCCCCGCGTCAAAACCCTTCCCTCATTTGGTGGTGCATCGTGCCGTTTCCAGGCTTCATTTCGCACCGGAATCCCACACACGGGGGGTAGGCACTGGTTCGTGCCTGTCGCCGATACTACAACCAGTCGGGTTCGACGTACTTCGCCCGATGGGAATTTGCCGTGAATGATTCAGCGGATCCGCCCTCGCATTATCGCTGGGCTCGACCGGGCGACATCAACGCCTTCTTTGGGTTGATGTTGGACAACGTCGCCGGTCTGTTGCTGATGGTCGGTCTGTTGGCTGGATTCGGGTTCCCCGTTGATTTTGCCGTCTCGGCGATGGTCCCGGGCACTGCCTTGGGTGTGCTGATCGGTGACTTGGCGTTCTTTGCGTTGGCATTTCGTTTGGCTCGCAAAACTGGACGCGATGACGTCACGGCGATGCCGTTGGGGTTGGATACACCGTCGACTTTCGGGATCGTGTTGTTCGTGCTGGGGCCATCGTTCCTGCAAGGCCAAGCGATGGGGTTGGATCCGACGGCGGCTGCCTATCGGACTTGGCACATCGGGATCTGGTGCATCGTGCTAAGCGGTGTGTTGAAGTTCGCGCTGGCGCCGGCGACCAATTGGGTGCGGCGCAGCATTCCGCGGGCCGGTCTGTTGGGATCGTTGGCGGCGATCGCGCTGGTGTTGATCAGTTTCTTTCCGCTGATGGAAATCCTGGGCCATCCGCTGCCGGGCATGTTGGCGTTGGTGATCGTGTTGACCAGTTTGGTCGGTCGCATTCCCCTGCCCGGTCGCACGCCGGGGACATTGGGCGCGTTGATTGTCGCAGGCATCGTTTACTATGCGTTGTGTTTTGTTTCCGGTTCGGGGTACGTGTTGCCTGAACCTGTCGCGGTGAATTGGTTCCCGATCCGGTGGATGGAAAGTTGGCAATTCGCATGGCTGGCCAATTTCGGCGACGCCCTGCCCTACCTTCCCATCGCGATGCCGTTTGCGATTGGGACCGTGGTTGGTGGCATCGACTGTACCGAAAGCGCGGTGGCCGCCGGCGATACCTATGACACGCGGACGGTTGTGGGCATCGAAGCGCTGGCGACCTTGCTGGCCGGATTGTCGGGTGGTGTGATTCAGACCACGCCCTACATCGGACACCCGGCGTACAAGGCGATGGGTGGCAGGGCGGCGTACGTTTTGGGCACCGCTGTGTTAGTCGGTTCGGCCGGTTTGATCGGGTACTTCGGTTGGCTCAATGCGTGGATCCCCGCACCGGTGGTCTATCCGATCTTGGTGTTTATAGGACTGGAGATCACCGCACAAAGTTTTCTAGCAACGCCGCGTCGACACTTCGCCGCCGTGGCATTGGCGTGTTTGCCTGCGCTGGCATTCTTGGCGATCAATTTGCCGTCGCGAATCTTGGGGGATCAATCCCTGAAGTCGGCGGGGATCGGGATCGACACGCTGGCGGACGAGGGGCTGCGACATGATCTGCAGACGCTGACGATGCTGAGCAGTGGTTTCATTCTGACCAGCCTGTTGTGGGCCTGGACGTTGGCCGCTGCGATCGATCGGCGGCTGGTGTTGGCGGCCAAGGTTCTAGCGTTGGCGGGCGTGTTGACCTTGTTCGGTGTGATGCATTCGCCGTTGGTGGGAAGCCGTCTGTTTCTGCCCTACGGTCCGGAAGCCTGGGGCGACTTGGTGTTGGACGCGGCCAACCGAAAATACGTGCTGGAGTTCGCAGCCGGCTATTTTGCCTCGTCCGCGTTGCTGTTCGCATGGTCGTTCCTGCCGACGATCGGGCCGCCGCTTGAATCGGATTCGGAACACGAGTGAAAACAGGTTCAACCACCCTCAGCAGCCCAAACCAGGCCGGGGGCAACTGCGATCTAAACGAGTGATCGAAACGGGCGATCAGGCGAACAGGTCGCGGCCCCGGTTCAGCGGCGCCGCGACCGCGATCAATTCCGAGTCGCCTGGAAGTTGCTCGATCAATTGGTCGGCCTCGCTTTGGCTTTGGCACCACACGAAAACGCCGGGCCCCCAACTGCTCTGTCCGATTCCGCCAACGCCACCTTGGTGGTCGGCTAGGCGGGTCAAGTTTTCAATCAACTCGGTGACGGGCCTGCCATGGTACGGGCCGCCTTGGACGTCGGCGAACAGCATCCCGCTGGCGTGATTGTATCGCTGGACCGAATCGCTGAACCGGGCGAAGTCGGCGGACTCGGCAGCTGGCAAGATTTCGCATTGCAGGATTTCCAGCAGTTGGGACCGGCGCTCGCCCGCGGCAGATTCCAATGCCGCAAACTGCTGTTGTTCGGCGTCGCCGCTGATTGTTTCCATCGGTCGGCGCGGTTTCAATACGATGGCTCGCCAAGCGGTGGGCAGTTCGATCCGCTGTTGAACCGGGTTCAGGTCCGTCGGCGATTCGGCGTTTTCGAAAATCATGCCGCCGCCAAAGTAACCATGGACACCCACCGCGGATCGTTTGCCACGATCCGCGACGTCCACCGCGATGGACCTAGGGTCCAAATCCAGATTCAAAAAACAGCAAAGTGCTTCGGCGATCGCAAGCGAGGTCTGCGTGCCGCTGCCCAGCCCGCAGTGCGACGGCGGCAACCGCATCGCTTCGATGCGAACCGTTGGCAAAGCGTCGCCGCCAATGTGATCGATCAGGCGGTGGGCGATCTCGGTCGCCCGGGTCGCGATTGTGTCGCTGGCCCCGAACACGCCGTCTGCGGCGATTCGAATCTCGGTGGCGGGGGCGTCCACCATCACACCCATGCCGCCGAAGGGGGCGACGGTATCGAGTAGACCAAAGTGCAGTCGGGCACCGGTGATCACACGGACGCAGCGTCGCTTGGACGTGCGTTTGCCGCCGATGATTTCAGCGGACGTTTCAGGATCGTGTGATTCCGGACGCTGTGATTCAGGCGAGTCGTTCATCGATAGTCCTTCGCAGCAATTCGAAGGCCTCCTGTTCGGCCGGTCCTGCCGTTTTGTCGATCAGGGGTGTCAGCCGGCGCAGTTCATGGCGAATTTCGTCGGCCGGCAAAATATGCGTGCGAGTTGCCAAAATCGCGGCCTCCAAAACCGCATGTTTGGCTCGATTGAATCCAAAGAACGGACGAACGATCTGGCTCTGGATCACTTGGCAAACCATCTCGCTGCGCAAGTCGTCGTGTTGGATCGAATCGGCTTGGACGGCGAACCAGCGATGGCAGTCGTTCAGCGGCCACCAATCGGTACTGTCCAATTGCCGTACCAGGCTGGCAACCTGCGCGTCGTCAACCGAACCAACTGCGGCTTGGGCGATCAGTCGTGCGTCATCAGTCACATGGATGACCGCGACCTTGGTTTCCAACAGATTGCCGAACGTGCGTGACGAAACAAATGGACGCAAAGTGAACGTGATTTGCGTCGGGTCATTGCCGGTCAGGTCGCCCTGGACGATGGGGCCCATCGGTGCCAGGTTCACTCGCCCGTCACGATCCACCGTAGTGACAATCGATTCTAGTATCACGGCGCTGTCGATGGCTGGGGATGGTCCTGGGTGCTGCGGACGATGGCGATGAAGTTATCGATCATTTTAGCACCATGATCCGACAGCACAGATTCGGGGTGAAATTGCATCCCGAACACGGGCCGGTCGCGGTGTCGAATGCCCATGATGACGCCGTCGGCGGTGGTTGCCGTGACCGACAACGGTGCTGGGATGGTGCTGGGATCGATGGCCAGCGAATGGTACCGCCCGACACGCATCGGGGACGGGCAGTCAGCAAAAATACCCTGCCCATCGTGGTCGATCAGGCTGGCAATCCCATGCATCGGTCCGCATCGATCCACCACGCCGCCAAACGCGACCGCGATGCTTTGGTGACCCAAACAGACTCCCAAGATCGGAATTTCGGCCGACAGTTCGCGGATCACTTTGACCGAGCATCCGGCATCTTCGGGACGCCTGGGCCCCGGCGAAACCACGATCGCATCGGGTGCCAATTGACGGCACCGGGCGACGTCGATCTGGTCGCTGCGGATCACCTGCGTGGGGCATCCGGATCGACGAAAGTACCTGGCCAAGTTGTGGACGAACGAATCGTAGTTGTCGAGCAGTAGGATCACGATCGACAGGCCTAGCGGCGCGGCTTGGCGAATTTGATCTTCTCGATCAGCTTGACGACCTGGTCGCCGTCTTTGTAGCCGCTGACAGCCGTGATGGCTTCGATGACGTACTCGTAACGCAGGTTATAGTCAGTGTCGATCTCCAGTTCGGGGCCTTCATCCCCAGCGACGGGAGCATTGCCACCGATCATTCCCACCACATTGCCACGCAGTTTGTCGAAATCGGTACCCAGGTCGATTTCGTTCATCGACATTGACGTTAGTTTGCCCGCGTCGTCGGCTCGCAATCTTAGTTTCAGCGGTAGGTCGGTCGGGTCTGATGCGCTGCCACCGGCTAGCGGCATGCGAACGCTAAAGTCGCCTTCGAGTTCGACGATCTTGAAGGTCATGACAAAGAAGATCAGCAGCAGAAAGACAATGTCGATCATGCTGGTCATGTTCAGTTCGTTCTTCTGACGTTCTTCACGGTTGCGAATCTTCATGAACGATCCTCCTTCACACGCAGTGCAAAGTTTTCGAGTTGCTGTTCTTGGGCAACCCGGATGATTTCTTGGACATCGCCGGCTGCGGTGTCTTTGTGGGCGCGGATCACGATGTTGGCGTCACCGATTGATTTTCCTTCGGCCTTGATCACCGAAATTTCGCGGTTCAAGCCGATTCGCAGCGTTTCGGCGGTGTAGTCTTCCCCGCCCAAAATGATCTCGCCGTCCTTCGCCACGTGCAGCACGATGGGGAATTCCAGCGGGACTTCGGGCGGTTTGACCAATTGGCTGCTAGGCAGCTTCACGCGATCGTTCGATTCGGTCTGCGCGAAGTTGATCAGCACCATGAAAAAGGCGATCAACTGGAACGTCATGTCGATCATCGGCGTCAGGTCGCCTTCGGCTAGATCGACATTGGTTTTCTTGACACGCATCGGTTCGTTCGCCAGTTACCAGAGCTATTGGGAAAGTGAAGCCGCCAAGACCGACTACTTTTTGACCGCTTGGGGTTGGACATCTTCAAACCGGCTCATCAAGTTTTCGCTGGTGACGCCGACTTCCAACAACAAACGGGAAACCCGGTTACGCAGGATGTTGTAGGCCGCGATTGCGGGAATCGCGACGGCCAGTCCAACCAGTGTGGTGAACAACGCCGTCGAAATACCTGCAGCCAAGTCAGCCGGCTTCGGGGTCGATCCGCCAAGTGCGATCACTTGGAACGACGAAATCATCCCTTGGACCGTTCCAAACAAACCGATCATGGGGCTCAGGTTGCCGATCAAAGCCATGTAGCTGAGCCGGTGTTCCAGCTTCATGCTTTCCTCTTCGCCGACTTCCTGCATTCCTTCCAAAGCCTTGTTGTAACCACGGCTCAGCTTGGCCAACCCGGCCGACAAGACCTGTCCCAAAACCGATTCGTCGGTTCGAGCCATGTCGTAGGCGCCTTGGAAATCTTTTTCGTTCAGCC
Protein-coding regions in this window:
- a CDS encoding RNA polymerase sigma factor gives rise to the protein MNASAKAVAVANCENAEMHSDVSDEDLMTQYRTTGDRSLYETLMVRYEREIYSYLRRYIGDAELAEDAFQGTFLQVHLKCHQFDPARRFRPWLYAIATNQAIDVQRRNKRHRMVSLDRTAITDQDRSGGGWSEKLVGNSPDPILVATEQENSRWIHESVESLGESMQQVVQLVYYQGLKYREAADALGIPVGTVKSRLHAAVQRLGLLWDETHDSPAE
- a CDS encoding permease gives rise to the protein MLDNVAGLLLMVGLLAGFGFPVDFAVSAMVPGTALGVLIGDLAFFALAFRLARKTGRDDVTAMPLGLDTPSTFGIVLFVLGPSFLQGQAMGLDPTAAAYRTWHIGIWCIVLSGVLKFALAPATNWVRRSIPRAGLLGSLAAIALVLISFFPLMEILGHPLPGMLALVIVLTSLVGRIPLPGRTPGTLGALIVAGIVYYALCFVSGSGYVLPEPVAVNWFPIRWMESWQFAWLANFGDALPYLPIAMPFAIGTVVGGIDCTESAVAAGDTYDTRTVVGIEALATLLAGLSGGVIQTTPYIGHPAYKAMGGRAAYVLGTAVLVGSAGLIGYFGWLNAWIPAPVVYPILVFIGLEITAQSFLATPRRHFAAVALACLPALAFLAINLPSRILGDQSLKSAGIGIDTLADEGLRHDLQTLTMLSSGFILTSLLWAWTLAAAIDRRLVLAAKVLALAGVLTLFGVMHSPLVGSRLFLPYGPEAWGDLVLDAANRKYVLEFAAGYFASSALLFAWSFLPTIGPPLESDSEHE
- a CDS encoding GHMP family kinase ATP-binding protein, whose translation is MNDSPESQRPESHDPETSAEIIGGKRTSKRRCVRVITGARLHFGLLDTVAPFGGMGVMVDAPATEIRIAADGVFGASDTIATRATEIAHRLIDHIGGDALPTVRIEAMRLPPSHCGLGSGTQTSLAIAEALCCFLNLDLDPRSIAVDVADRGKRSAVGVHGYFGGGMIFENAESPTDLNPVQQRIELPTAWRAIVLKPRRPMETISGDAEQQQFAALESAAGERRSQLLEILQCEILPAAESADFARFSDSVQRYNHASGMLFADVQGGPYHGRPVTELIENLTRLADHQGGVGGIGQSSWGPGVFVWCQSQSEADQLIEQLPGDSELIAVAAPLNRGRDLFA
- a CDS encoding DUF447 domain-containing protein; its protein translation is MILESIVTTVDRDGRVNLAPMGPIVQGDLTGNDPTQITFTLRPFVSSRTFGNLLETKVAVIHVTDDARLIAQAAVGSVDDAQVASLVRQLDSTDWWPLNDCHRWFAVQADSIQHDDLRSEMVCQVIQSQIVRPFFGFNRAKHAVLEAAILATRTHILPADEIRHELRRLTPLIDKTAGPAEQEAFELLRRTIDERLA
- a CDS encoding anthranilate synthase component II, with the translated sequence MILLLDNYDSFVHNLARYFRRSGCPTQVIRSDQIDVARCRQLAPDAIVVSPGPRRPEDAGCSVKVIRELSAEIPILGVCLGHQSIAVAFGGVVDRCGPMHGIASLIDHDGQGIFADCPSPMRVGRYHSLAIDPSTIPAPLSVTATTADGVIMGIRHRDRPVFGMQFHPESVLSDHGAKMIDNFIAIVRSTQDHPQPSTAP
- a CDS encoding ExbD/TolR family protein, giving the protein MKIRNREERQKNELNMTSMIDIVFLLLIFFVMTFKIVELEGDFSVRMPLAGGSASDPTDLPLKLRLRADDAGKLTSMSMNEIDLGTDFDKLRGNVVGMIGGNAPVAGDEGPELEIDTDYNLRYEYVIEAITAVSGYKDGDQVVKLIEKIKFAKPRR
- a CDS encoding ExbD/TolR family protein, encoding MRVKKTNVDLAEGDLTPMIDMTFQLIAFFMVLINFAQTESNDRVKLPSSQLVKPPEVPLEFPIVLHVAKDGEIILGGEDYTAETLRIGLNREISVIKAEGKSIGDANIVIRAHKDTAAGDVQEIIRVAQEQQLENFALRVKEDRS
- a CDS encoding MotA/TolQ/ExbB proton channel family protein, whose amino-acid sequence is MSSLICPIILLVALATPFTIANIAVAQDDAAAEFGDVPEMVDEAVDGPVDQPVADDNGNADANGDDAAAPKKSQNLLKWTYDSLGLGYLLIFLALSVTLVSLFVMNMLAARRDTLCPQELVDSFEERLNEKDFQGAYDMARTDESVLGQVLSAGLAKLSRGYNKALEGMQEVGEEESMKLEHRLSYMALIGNLSPMIGLFGTVQGMISSFQVIALGGSTPKPADLAAGISTALFTTLVGLAVAIPAIAAYNILRNRVSRLLLEVGVTSENLMSRFEDVQPQAVKK